From the Longimicrobiales bacterium genome, one window contains:
- a CDS encoding protein-methionine-sulfoxide reductase heme-binding subunit MsrQ has product MVATKAAVWALCLTPAGLLVWRGFTGGLGANPIEFITLRTGFWTLVLLMVTLAITPLRRVTGWNRVIQFRRLLGLFAFFYATLHFLTYVALDLFFDFSAVAADIAKRPYITVGFAAFLLLVPLAATSTKGAIRRLGRNWLRIHRLLYVSATLAVLHFYWKKSAKSDIAEPLLFAAILAALLLFRIVYQYRKRRGNAA; this is encoded by the coding sequence ATGGTGGCCACCAAAGCCGCCGTCTGGGCACTCTGCCTCACGCCCGCCGGATTGCTCGTGTGGCGCGGGTTCACAGGTGGCCTCGGCGCGAATCCCATCGAGTTCATAACGCTGCGCACCGGCTTCTGGACGCTGGTCCTGCTCATGGTGACGCTCGCGATCACACCGCTGCGCCGTGTGACCGGGTGGAACCGCGTCATTCAGTTCCGGCGACTGCTCGGCCTGTTCGCGTTCTTCTACGCCACGCTCCACTTCCTCACGTACGTCGCACTCGATCTGTTCTTCGACTTCAGTGCCGTCGCCGCGGACATCGCGAAGCGACCCTACATCACCGTGGGTTTCGCGGCGTTCCTGCTGCTCGTGCCGCTCGCCGCGACATCGACGAAAGGCGCGATCCGGCGTCTCGGCCGCAACTGGCTCCGCATCCACCGACTCCTCTACGTCAGTGCCACCCTGGCCGTGCTGCACTTCTACTGGAAGAAATCCGCGAAGTCGGACATCGCCGAGCCGCTGCTCTTCGCTGCGATCCTCGCCGCACTCCTGCTGTTTCGCATCGTCTACCAGTACCGTAAGCGACGTGGCAACGCCGCCTGA